A segment of the Lycium barbarum isolate Lr01 chromosome 7, ASM1917538v2, whole genome shotgun sequence genome:
tcgtgacagaaattgattttctggggATGCATTTTGTTCATGGAGCATACCACCCAGGGCCATATATTTTTCAAGAGCTGCTCAAATTCCCAGACACCAATTTTACGACGAATCAGCTCCAACAGTTTTTAGGTAtgattaattatgttagagattttaCCCCTAATATCTTTACATACATTTctccacttacaaaaatgctcaaGAAGAATGCCCAAGGTTGGGGAAAGGAATCGGATGAAGCAGTTCAGAGAATAAAAGAAATCTGAAAAGAAGTCAAAGCCCACCATATTCTGTTAGACGGAAAAAAGATATTGCAGACGGATGCCAgcaacgaatattggagtgtgGTATTTTTTGAAGAAAAAGATGGGCAACGGAAAATATGGGGATAtgccagtggaaagttcaaagatgctgaacaacactatcattccacattcaaagaaattTTTGCCGTAAAGAATAGGAataaaaagtttaatttctttttaattcacacagagttcttatcgagatggatatgaagactttcccgaagatgatccatataaatccaaagattatcccaaatccgcagattctcagatgggcacaatgattctccccttacaaattccaagtaaagcacctcaaagggaaggataattctagcggatttcctatccaggccagatgagttttcaaagagatttcaaTCCAAGCTACAGAAAAGGCTAACGAGCCAAATTTTCATGCTTGCAAGCTCACCAAGAGCTAGTTCATCCAGAATAGCAGATCATCTGCCAGAATTCTTCAGCAAGTTTGTGGACACGTTTGATCCATCCATCCTAATAGAAAgaaggactttctatgagcttctagttttcagaaaatatggaggatccatccttaagccATTCGGAGTCAATCCAGAATATCCATTCTGTCACATATTCATAGCAGTGCACACTGATTTTCCACAggagctattatggtttttctggTACTTATGTCACCAAtattatattttcatggaattcaagtgCGACATGTTCCGATGTTTTGACAGGATTGAACCTGCTCTCAAAAAGTTTCTGTAATGCTTTAAACCACGAATATATTGGGTTCAATGTTTCCAAGACTCCTATGCAGCAAAAGTGTTCATGTTACATCGACCGATAAAGATTAATGATCGGAAGGTCTATGCTCAACCAGATATTTCACTATGGTGGGAATTCCCCGTCTCTGTCTTATCCTTAGAAGATGAATATAGCGAAGCATAGAGAATTATATTCCAGCAAAATAAGTGCATCCCCAAGGAGATATGGCCGAAAGAATGGGCTCGATGGAATTACACTGATGACCATCCCCATTGGGATAAGTTCGAAAAGCAACAAATGAGTACCGAGCGCCGTatgaaataataaaaaatgaagTAACTCATGCTATCACAAAGATAAGATTGAATTTTCCATCTCAAGATTAAACAAAAATAGATCCAGATATGACAGGACCATCCAACAGGAAATGCTACTACACAAGGTCGCGAAAAAGAagtctggaaaacaaagaaaaattcaagcaaaaacatgGACCAGAATGGTGGATAAAAGAAGGATGCACAACTCTGCCGTCGACTCCATCAAGCACCGCTCCGTCGGATAAGGCTTACTGACGTGCTTACAAGAAAGACAAAAGCGACCCCACGGTCATATGGTTGTCATTCCTCAGATAATGTTCCCCTCgttttattaggcttgttttattaggcgtgTTTTATTAGGATGTCTTATTAGGCGTgttttattaggcttgttttattaggctgtcttattaggctcgttttattaggcttgttttattaggcccttCACATGTGTAGCGGGGCCCGTGTGCCATGTAAGATGAGTCTTGTGGAAGCCTCCGACtcctataaataagaggctatgTAATAGTTAGAAGGCATAAAACAATCTCCTTGTAAATTTTCCGAtatcaataaaatgtttgctttctaaatttctcttgttcttctgtttgaaaggcatggaaagtcttatcctaagttagtatagggttaggaaatattgagcAAGTTAAGCTTGCGACAAGTACAATAGTTTTCTGAAGCTTTGACAGTATGTCTGTAGTAGTGTGAAAGTTTTTCTGAATTGAGTAGCTTGGCTAAGAAGCCagcccattttgtaggaaaaacaTTCATATCTATGATCTTTCAAACTGTCTGAAtaacttgacaagccatccttcgggttgttgaagtcaggtttttggcaagccgtccttcgggatgttgaagcccagtcctactatgtaagaaaactattgtgcttgcAGTCTGGCCGTCTTGCTTGCTGTTTCCCCGCCCTCTACACACACTCATAGTATCAGAGCCAGTCTATCTCTTTCGGAGAGAGGAGCAGTTTAGTAAAAATATGTCTGAGTCATTACCATCTGCGTCCAACCCTTGTAAGtccttataaaaaataaatatgtctCCTACTCTGTATAAATCCCTTTCTTGCAAATATGACTACCTTTATGAAGTTGATATCCTACCTGATGAAAACAAAGTGTCTCCCACCGACCTACCCCTCATAAACTTATATTCTGCTTTTGTAAAAAGTCATGTTTCCTGTGGTCACAAATTCGTTCCCTGGTCCAACCAAAGCCCAAAGGAGCTAAACAATATGTTGGTGCCTCAAAACATGACCAGCACCCTATTCTAGCAACTCAAGAGGAACAATTCATCACTCTGCAGATTCCAGATGATTTTCCTAGACAGTGGAAAGATCATGGTTTCACCCATATCCATTTTGGTGCTGTTAGAATtgaattaacatatcatggaagAAAAAGCTAACCAGTTgtggctcaacttgcccttcttgatACCAGATATAATGAATACCAACATGCGAATTTGGGTATCACAAAAGTCACTCTAAATGCTGGGACAGTTTTTGTCATTATATTCCTAAATTTTAACATGTCCCTGTATAATCCATATTTAATGGAAGCTTTAAAAATCCAAGTCTAAATTCAAGGTTCTCCACAAGCTAAATATGCTATTCAAGCTACTTTACACTATCAAATAACCTGGCGAGTTCAGAATCATGCTATGGATCTCTCTCTTCCAGGTGGACAAAATGCTTTGCTCTTAAAAGTAGATGCCACCAACGGAACTACCATGTGCACCCatatcccaaaaaaaatctttagGGAAGAACTTATCAAAGTCTTTCCATATACATGGGTCACGAATTGTGAAAAGCTGAGAGAACCTATTAAACCTCTCCAATCCTCTAAACCctctttttccaaaaaaaaaacccGATAAAACAGTTGCCATAAGATTTGACCACTCTCACCTTAaaaaactgttatatcccgcatttttcgcattcggataatttaaggtaattgcgggagattaagagcaagattttaatttttgatcttgtttggtgtacaagttggttataaaaaaaaattgaagtggaaatatggagaaaggcgaagggaaaatttggaagttggaaaaatgcttcatgaattacataaactagctaaatataagtgggcttgaaagtaaaattttggaaaatttctaggcccaaccggccacctcTTGGACCAAGCCCATGTGGGGCAAAATCCATGAATTAAAAAAGGATGGCAACTTCATAATTATCACATTaagctctagaattttcaagaagccaagaacaatagaaaggaagagcaaaaaccctaggccattcggccatagaggaaATTACCAAGAAAAATTCCAAAAATtccctcaaaaattattttctaccaagtagagggtgcacaacaaggtggagttgttgttggaacaagaaaggttcaaaatcatacaagttgccaagagttaggcaagtgagaagttgaagaagaaaggtaaattctaatcttgttttatgtgttatacatggtgtatatgtgttgtagtatgctaaaatggatgaaattcataaaggagagaaatatagtgtatggccgtgtatatatatatgtgtgtaggagccatgcttcaattattttaattaatgtttggttgttattgttgtgaatgatatgtggaaaatggaagttgagtgagtttggagagattgtagtggtgtatgcatgatgaagccgtgtgtgtgcatggtgtatATAGTCGTGTATGTGTGTGGTATGGTGAATAgatagtgagcaagttttatttagcattttagtggttgtgttatggattttatattgcaaataaagattTGATAAGCTTAGTGaaatattagtaattggaagCTTGTTTTGGGAggctatgtgaattgaatgttatgttctttcATGGATAGCATATAAtagtattagtatgatgttgttggaatatatcttGTAAGGTTCCTattgttttattgaagttggaaagttttgaagaaagtagcaaaaTTGAGATCATGTGTATTGAATGAAATGTGTGAATCGCTAGtatagttgttgaattatgttgatagtttggccgggtttgaattcccgggttgtgtttgatgagaatttgaccaaaTTGagtgtcgaggatggtatatttacagaggaaatgctgccgaaatttcggtagcaaagtgcttccttaagattTTAACTCTAAGTcttctaatgagagttttggtaaaaatgaccaattcgcagattccGACGAGATTGTggctcgaatttggagtagctaaaggagcggaaagaggtatgtaaggcttcacctttctttctatggcatgtcttaactaaacgaagtcgggtacgagtctcggggacaaccttaatccccggaatccgcaactaaagttttcaacttttcgttcaattgatttgaagtaaaaagtgtgcaaaatgatgaaaagaccttctagacccctataacttgcctaagtgggacccgattaccctaagactcttacaagtaacgctatgacacgtaatatgggtaaattgtatacgctacctcatccggcccgaggtgggcccgttactctcggatcttcctataatcttggttaatgtacttgaagtgaatccaaagggggcctttgatcccgatttcgtcaccaagtgataagtactatgactactccagcgggagtgtttctatgatgataatgataatgaaaatgtcggacaagagaatgtagctatgataagtacgaccggaacgactctacgactaagccaagtacttcatataaacatgaaagcgataaactaattgttgaatcatatttatattttctagttataactttattttctaaaatacctaagatttcattttcggttactgtaacactattttccgttgatagtttcgccttaaaatacttgttccttcaaggtgagacaaagctatcactagcattccgtaatgtactcggaggtcaccgaccttatgtcactccgatggatacatgattttccttggctctcttgtgtgcttatatgatataggtacataaaacgggtatacgtgtatgggtatgtatatatatatatatggtaaagtaaatgtatatataatacatgtatatgcataaaagatgagtaaatgtatatgtatgtgtatgtggggaaaaagggaagggccactgttatatcaccacctgattcagctggattccatcctggacgcgggatgcccggacgcgggatatgggatgagccgtacgcggcgtctgtatatatatatatatatatatatatatatatataatgtgtgatacatatgtgatgtaatatgttgggtcatcgttggggagggggttgggagagccgattgtattggGCGTCTGtagatgtaaatgaaagatactgtctactgaattgtactgttttctgtatacatgaataagggacaccgagggggttgggagagccgattgtattcggcgtctgtaaatgtgagcaaaagataccgttactgaaatgtattgTTTTCTGTacaccagaataagtaatataaaaatgttgattcctatgcctatgaaaagaaacatttcaaagatgaaaagacaagcctacatgacagccggcctaaagaggggccttcctatgtacaggttacgttcttgcctcgttatacgccctatggctccgtgatattattattgatcgtactttatgttactgcttgcattgtttttccatgccttacatactcggtacattattcgtactgacgtcccttcttgtggacgctgcgtttcatgccgcgcaggtcagcaggtatacggaccagattcctagcgccctatcagcagcattcgatagcgctccagttgttccggagccttatatcatcggtactattttgtgtatgtattttcgggcgcgacagtactcggccctttctctgtataaatgtactatgtctagaggctcgtagacagatatacacagtcagttatgtacagtttaatgtattttattccgaatggttcgcgttctggtgtaacgcgatattagaaagtttactgcaaatgttaatgtttaaaaaataaaaataaaaataaaaaaaaatatatggcactatttatacaggatagctaaggggttctcggtacaagtatcgggtactcgtcacggcccctagtcgggtcgtgacaaaaacccAACAAAACAACCTTCTCTTTCCAGATGTACCAACCCACTTATAACCAAGCACACCAAGATGACCCAGAAACATTCTCTTACCATCTCCCAAGTATCATGAGTGAACTTGACTGGATAAAGCAGTTCGATAATGAAGGTCATGATGTATGAtggttcaaatgtcctttcaTGGGACACAACCTATGGGATATCCATTGTGACTGTCAAGAATGTCTTGACGATGAAATTAAATGGGATGAACATCATACAAGAAGagccaaatcaaagaaaaaatgGAGAAACTCTAAAAGAGAGTTCCGAACAAGGTATGAAAAAGGAGATTCATCTATCGGTTCACTAAGCCGTCCAGGAAAATACGAATTCCTTGTTTCGTACAAACCTCAAAACTGGCCACCTCTCCCTAACCAAAATTTATATCACAAACCTTCAAATCCAAATATCCTAAAGCCAGAAATACTCATGATGAACCCATCAAGCTCCAGTCACACCCCTGAATTTCCTTCACAACAACCTTTTGAAAAAGATCGTGCAAGCCATGCCCCAAAAATTTCAAGGCAAAATGTTGTGCTGCACACTGGAGAAAAGCCACCGACAAGTGAAGTAGAAGCAACAATTAATTGGTAATCCAAAAATGCCATTTCCCAGAACAAAGTGTTAACTAATATTAGCACTTCCATTAGAAATGTTGCTCACACACAAAACAAGATGATGAGCAGGGTTGAGACAATTGAGAAAAAGTTGAACAACCATCTTCTTAGCATGCTGGACTGATCAAAGCCATGGAATTGCAAATGACAAATATGAAGTATGAGATTTGTCCACCAGGCACTTCCCTTTTTTCCACTTCTTTAACGAGCAACAAAAGGAAATGGCTGACATTAAAGAACAAATACAACAATTGAGATATGGTTACCTTGAACAACAAAAAACACAATGCTGCCCATCAAAATCCACCTTTTTCCCCATGTCCTCACAGACATACTCACCACCAAAGCTTGACCATTATTTCACTATGTTCCTATCCACAAAACGAGACCCTATGTCTTTTACCCGAAAACAAAATGATGAACctgagtttgacattgcaaaaatgatctgggaaaggaaagactctatggcggcccaaaagcagtccaaacggaagaaagaactcggggaaggttcaaaagaacccgagttggaaaacttgatgatctcggcccaaaatattcCTAACCTCTACGTGGCCCAACCCACAAATGATATAGAGGAGGATGATATCCTAGGATCCAGTGACCAAAATTCATATGATACTGATCCTACGGAAGAAAGCGTTGAGACAAGCGACGATTCCTCAGTTGACTTTTCAGAAGAATATAAGCCACTaatattcatgaatcaacccatagaaccagaaatctctgaagtagatgatgatcgTGACGGGATGACAGATGAGCCAATTCCAAAAAGAAGGCCAGAACCAACAACCGCAAAGTTCATTGGGATTGGATTCCATACTTTTAGTCTggatgatatcaaagtatcaaaatggccccaaaggatccaggatttct
Coding sequences within it:
- the LOC132603391 gene encoding uncharacterized protein LOC132603391; protein product: MADIKEQIQQLRYGYLEQQKTQCCPSKSTFFPMSSQTYSPPKLDHYFTMFLSTKRDPMSFTRKQNDEPEFDIAKMIWERKDSMAAQKQSKRKKELGEGSKEPELENLMISAQNIPNLYVAQPTNDIEEDDILGSSDQNSYDTDPTEESVETSDDSSVDFSEEYKPLIFMNQPIEPEISEVDDDRDGMTDEPIPKRRPEPTTAKFIGIGFHTFSLDDIKVSKWPQRIQDFFTWMVTKNLIEREKYMILSEFTSRFSGILRDWWNAHGTRQKYVSHISRFFFSTSKYSKKYFIGIPAKGKKN